The window AAGTTTAGTTCGGTTTGTCATCACTCCTGATGGAGAAGAGAAAGCAATTATGTTTCACACAGAAAGCTTTTTGCCTTTTACAGGAAATGCTTTTATTGGAACTGACCACTCATCGGTTAATCATTTTACCAAGGTAAATGAAGACATCAAAGCATTGGTTATTCCTTACGATTTTGTTTCAACTGCAATAGGGAAATATCCATTTTACGCCAAACAAGTTTATCAAAACACATTATTGTATATTCAAAGTCTTATTCAGTTTCAAAACCATCTTACAGGCTTAACAAGTTTGGAATTTTTAAAATGGCTTTTAGAGCACTACGGCTTTTTCTTCCAAAGATTTCAGTCTAAAGACATAGCCAGTTTTATGGGAATTACGCCCACTTGGCTTAGCAGTCTTAAAAACAAAGCCAGTAAAAACAGCATTTAAAAAAATAAAAGATCGTACGAAATCAAATTAATTTGAGTGTAAGTGTTTTTTTATTAACGAATTTTGGTTCTAATTTAAAACTGGAAATTATGAATAGTAACTTTTATCGCAATAACTGGTATTATATAGGAGGCGTTTTATTCCTTATTCTTGGTGTTATCCTAGCTGTTTTTTGGAACGACTTTGATGTGCTTCGAAGATTAACAATTATGAGTTTTATGGCGGTACTCGCTCACGAGTTTGAAGAATACGGATTTCCGGGTGGCTTTCCCTCTATGTACAATCTTGTCTTCAGACCGAGTGGTGACAATCCAGCTCTTGGTCCACTGAATCAGAAGAGTGCCATTTTCGCCAATGTGACAATTGCCTATCCTTTATGGGGACTTCCTATTTTGTTTCCAGATGTAATATGGCTTGGTCTTGCACCGATTTTGTTTGGTATGGGACAAATCATTCTTCACGGCATTCAATTCAACATAAAAATGCGTTCCATTTATAACCCAGGCGTTTTTACAACGGTGTTTATGTTTTGGCCTGTAGGGGTTTACTATATTCACTATATTTATACTAATGGATTAATAGAATGGTGGACTTTTCCAGTGGCAATCGTCCTGTTTATTGTAACGCTAATCTTTGGAGTCAGCCTTCCGGTTACCAACTGGTTCAATCGCAAAGACCCAAAAGATGCTTTTTCTGAAAAAGAAATGTCCCGTTTTGGAGTGGCAGAAAAATTACAGAAACTACATTCAAAAAAAGTCTGAAATTTTGTTTAAATATGAAATGGTTTAATAGACATTGGTACAACGTGGGTTTGGTAGTAGCTATACTAGCAGGAATATATTTGGCTTTTACTTGGAGTGACTTAACAATTTTAACACGTCTGATGGCTCTTAATTTTATTGCCATTTTACTTCATCAATTTGAAGAATTGGGTTGGCCGGGTGGTTTCCCTTTGCAAATGAATGACATCATGTGGAAAAGTGAATTTCCGGACAGATATCCATTGAATCAGTTTTCAAATATGCTGGGTAATGTCGTTGCTTCCTACATTTTTTACTTGTTGCCTGTATTTTTTTCTGATGTTATTTGGTTAGGATTAGCACCAACATTATTTGGCTTGGGACAATTGTTTGTTCACGGAATTGTAAATAATATCAAAATGCATTCTTTATATAATCCTGGCCTTTTTGCAGTTGTATGTATGCACGTTCCTATTGGGGTTTATTATATTGATTATATCAACACAAACAATTTGGTAACTTCAACAACTTGGCTATTTGGACTTTTATATTTGGCTGTATTTATGGTTGTATTCGGACTTTCTCTTTACAAGCTTTTGGCAGACAAAAATAGCAAGTGGGCATTTACAGAAGATGAAATGAACCGTTTTGATATGGTAAGAAAAGTTAAAAAACTAAAGTCGCAGGATAATTAGACGACAAAGAAGCCTATTCTTCTCTGGCTCACACCAGTATAATAGTATTATTTATAATTTCCACTAAAAAAAACTCACCATCCAATCATTTAAACTCTTGGCTGACTCCCCATGACTCATCGTTGGCTCTTCAACACTGGAAAATGAGTCTTTAACACTCTCCGTTGAGTCATTTATATTCATCGAAGAGTCTTTGTGAATGAAAAACGACTCTTTTATACTCGTTGATGAGTCTAAAAGAGTCGTTGGAATAAGTTGAGGAGAGGTTTTACGCTGTATCAGGTTTCTTTTTGTTTCCTTTTTTGGTAAATCTCTTGCTTAAATCTTCATAGATTGGTTTTGCTGTTGCTACGCCTTTATCAGAAGCTTCTTTTGTTGTTCCGTAATAGAGTAGGGCAGCAACCAATGCTTCACTTCCGGCAATGGTTACTGTATCTTCAATATCCGAAGACAATTGTGTTACTAAGTTTCCCAGTGGGGTAAGTGATGTAACTACTGCTTCATCTTTCAGAAACTCTACTTTATCCATGTAATTGGGGATAAATTCCGGGTTGGTTTCCATATAGCTTTTTACTTTCTGTACGGTGGCTACTGTTTTATCACCCATTTTAAAAATCGATTCTTTTTCTTCTTTAGTAAGCCCCTGAAGGTAAGGAGCAAGAAGCGTTCTGCAATCCTGTAATTTTTGGTTTACCTCTGCAATTACAGCCAGAGGTATTTCTACACTGATTTGATTTTTTGTACTCATCGTTTGTGAATTTAATTGTGTTAAACAATTAAAAGTAAGAAATTTAAGGATAGGTTGGTGTAAATTTTTAAAAATAAATAGTATTTTAAACCTTGTCAAAGTTTAAAACTTTGACAAGGTTTAGCATAGCAGCTATTTGCAGGGTGTTCTGTTGAGTTGTTGTGAGGGATTATAAAACTGCGAAATGTTTTTATGCCAGATTGTTACTCTTCTCATTCAGTTACTATTTTTAAATGAATGTCCGTAATTGGTAATAACTTAGTTTTTAACACTTGGTTTGTCATTCCGCAGGAATCTAAAATTGTTTATTTCAGTGTGTTGAGATTCTTTCAGAATGACAAAATGACTGATTATTTTAGCAGTATGATAAAAAACGGATATATATATTTAATAAACTCTAATTTAAAATAAAACCCTAAACCGCAGGATACTTTTCATTTGCATTTCTTCTAAATTAGCTGAAAATCAAATCAAATGAATCAGCCAAAATATACACGCAAAGATTTCTTAAAAACTTCAGCTTTAGGATTTGCAGCGGTTTTTTTTGGTTCATCATTTACTCAAACTTTCGATTTTTCTGACAAACCTTACTTTAAATTAAAACCAATCGGTCGCTCATTAGAACTCGAAGGCTATTACATTTGGTGTTCTTCCCCAATTTGGGGTGAAGATGGAAAAGTGCATCTTTTTTATTCGCGCTGGAAAAAAGAAAAAGGAATGGGTGGTTGGCTTAATGGTTCTGAAATTTGCCGGGCAGAAGCAGATTCTCCTTTTCATAAATTTGAACACAAGCAGGTGATTCTTGCACCAAGAGGAGAGGGTTTTTGGGATGCAACAACTTGTCACAATCCGTTAATTAAAAAAGTAGAAGGCCAATATTATCTTTTTTTTATGGGAAATTCTAACGGAAAAACAAATACCAAAAGAATCGGACTGGCAGTTGCTAAAAGTCTTGACGGAGAATGGAAAAGACCCGAAAAACCTTTGCTTCTTCCCGGAAAAGAAGGTGCTTGGGACGACCATTGTACAACAAATCCGGCTTTTGTAAAAGGAAGCGATGGAAAATACTGGCTTTTTTATAAGTCCTGGAATACCAAAGAATATGAAACGCAGAAAGGAACCGTTCGAGGTAACCGTAAGTATGGTTTGGCAAAAGCAGATTCTCCGATGGGGCCTTATGTAAAAATTTCTGAAAACCCTGTGATTGATTTTTCAAATTTACCAAACAATGCTCAGCTTGAAGATGCTTTTGTCTGGAAACAGAAAGGTAAATTCCATATGATTGCAAGAGATATGGGATTTTATAATCATGAATATGGTTTGCATTTGACTTCTAAAGAAGGTATTAGATGGACGAAACCCAAAGTGGCTTATTTAGATTTAAAACAATACATCACTGAATCTGACCCTCCAAAACATTTAAAACGATTTGGAAGGTTAGAAAGACCAATGATTTTATTTGATAAAAAAGAAGAAACTCCAAAGTTTTTATTCGGAGCCACACAAGGTGGCGCATTTGAAACTTCTACGACTTTTGTTTTTGAGATTACTAACCATTAGTTTTTTTACTTTATATAAATTTTGTTTGAACCATCATGTTTTTTGTGGATGGTTTTGCTTGGTTATTATCTAGAATTTGAACACAGAGTGCACAGAGATTTATTTTTAAAAAATTAATTGTTTCACAAAGCCGCTATCGCTTGTAAAAGGTTATGGGATTTAATAATCATAAAATAATACTCTAAGTCATGGATTGAGTATTAATGTTGGCTTTGTTAAGCAGAGCGCCTTTGTGAAACATAAAGAATTTAGATTTAGAAAAAACTTTGTGTGCTTAGTGTTCAAATTAAAACCCGTTTATATCACAGCCAAATCAAATTTATTTTAATATTTTTGAGCTTAAAATAAGTATTTGAGAACATGGATTTTGAAGATTTTATCATTTCACCAAGAAATTTCAGAACAGAAAGCTGGCAGATTGGCAATAAGATTACCAAGGAAATAAAAGAAGACAGCATTGTACTTTTGTTTGTTTCTGATTACAGAGGAGCAGGTGGTGAGGCTGAAGTTCAGGATTTTACAGCGGTAAGAAAAGAATTTTACAAGCTTTCGCAGCTCGATTTTGAAATTCCGATTGTTGATTTGGGAGATTTGGTTTCCGGAAAATCTGTGGAAGATTCTCATTACATTTTGCAGGAAGTTTTGTCGGCATGTCATTATAAAAGAGCTATTCCGGTGATCATCGGTGGTTCTAATGATTTTGCATTCTCATTATTTTCAGGTTTACATTTTCATCAGAAAAATATTAATTATACTCAAATAAGCAATATTATTTCTATAAAACAGGGTGAGATGATTAACGAGCATACTTTTTTAAGCAAAATTTTAGGTTCGAAAAACTTTTCTATTAAAAATTATCATCATTTAGGATATCAAAAACATTTGAACGAGCAGGATTCTGTAAAGCTCATCAAAGAAGTGGAGTTTGATATTGTGCGTTTAGCAGAAATGATGAATTCTACAGAGAAAACCGAGCCTTTTTTCAGAAAAGCAGATTTGGTAACAGTAAACTGTGATGCCATTGAAAGTTTCGGTGATGCTTTTTCGATGAATCCGCAGGTAAATGGTTTAAACAGAAGAGAAATCTGTGCTTACATGAAAGAAATTGGTTTAAGCGAAAATCTAAAGTCTGTAGGAATTTTTAATTATAATATTTATTCTGAAAATCAGCTTAATCATCAGCTTTTGGCGCAAATGCTTTGGTATTTAATTGAAGGAATAAACATACAGCAATCGCATCCTAAAGAAAGACATTATGAAATGTTTTATGTTTTGATTGAAGACCGACAATATGCCTTCAAGCGCGATACATTCAGTAATCTGTGGTATTTTGGAGATGATGAAAATATTGAAAACTGTATTCCGTGCTCGAGAAGTGATTTTGATGAAGCCAAAAAAGGCTGGCTGAGCGCAAGATTCACAAAAAGCTAACCAATGATAAACGTTCCCTCAAAAGTTTCTGTCATTGTTCCGGTTTATAATGTTGAAAATTATTTGGCTAAGTGTCTTGATTCTTTGGTGAATCAAAGTCTTAAGAATATTGAGATTATCGTTGTAAATGATGGAAGTAAAGATGGGTCGGGTAATATTATTCAGCAATATTCAGAGAAATATCCCGATAAAATAAAAGCTTTCAGCAAAGAAAACGGAGGTTTGAGTGATGTCCGAAATTTTGGGATTGATCAAGCAACGGGAGATTACTTTGGGTTTGTAGATAGTGATGATTATGTTGCCGAAACCATGTTTGAAGAAATGCTAACCCTGGCAGAAAAACATGATGCCGAAATGGTAATCTGCAATATTCAGAAAGTGGATGAAGCTGGAAATGTGACTCAAAAACTCACCCAGATTCCTAATATGCCTGAAAAAATTGATTTACAAAACAATTTTTCTGTTTTTTCTGATTTAAGCTATTTTGCCTGCAATAAATTATTCAAAAAAGAGTTATTTATTCAGAAAAGATTTAAAAAAGGGGTTCATTTTGAAGATATTCAGTTAATTCCTCAGCTTTTACTGGAGTGTAAAATAGTGGCGCAGACTCAAAACTTTCATTATCAATATCTCGAAAGAATAAATTCTATCACAAAAACTCATAACGAAAAAGGGCTGGATATTTTAAAAGCGGTAGAAGATGTGGAAGAGTTTTTTAAAACTTCAAAATACTCTTCAAACACAAAAGAATTGATGGGTTTTCAGATTTTGGAAGGGGTGTATACCTTTTTAGCTTATCTTGCTTTTGTTAAAAATGAGACCCAATTTTACAAAATGTCTCGGGAACTCGAAGATTTTATAAGAAAAAGAGATGTTAAAATGAAAGATATATTGTGTTACAGTCGTTTTGGTAAAAATTATCTTTTATCTTTACCCCTGAAAAAAACTATATTTTATCTGCTTTTTTTTGCCAGACAGAAAAAACTAATAAGGAAAGTAGTGTAAACACAAATAAAATTTCCGGTATTTTGACATAGATTTTTAAAAGTGTACATTTTTTTTAAATGTCGTTTTAATACTTACCGGACGAAAAAGGCTCAAAAAGCATTAGATGAAAAATTTTGAACTATTCTTAAATGAAACAGGCATTTCTATTTTTTACATAAAATTAGGATTGGGTTTCCTATCTTCTTTTTTGATAACTTTTTTCTCGATTCCTACAATTATTAAAATCTCAAAACGTAAAAACCTGATGGATGAGCCTGGTGTAAGGAGCTCTCATCTCAGGAAAATTCCTAATCTGGGAGGTATCGCAATGTTTTATTCCATAGGAATCTGTACCTCAATTTTTGCTTACGAAATTTTCGATTTATACAAATTTCTTTTTGCTTCGCTTATTATTCTTCTCTATGTGGGGATTATGGACGATATTGTTGTTATGCGTGCTTACAAGAAGTTGATAGCACAGATTGTGGTATCGGTCTTCATTGTAATTGGTTCGGATGTAAGAATCAGAAATTTATTTGGGATTTTTGGAGTTTACGAAATTCACTATTTTGTAAGTGTGATTTTTACAATTATTACTTTTATTATTCTCATCAATGCGTTTAATCTTATTGACGGAATTGATGGTCTTGCCGGTGGCTATTCGCTTATTTGCAGTGCTCTTTTTGGAATTAGTTACTACCGTTTAGGAGAGTATAATTATCCTTTGGTTATTTTATCGATTGTTTTAATTGGTTCTGTACTTGCATTTTTGTATTATAATTTATCAAACCTGAGGGCTACTAAAATATTTATGGGTGATACAGGGTCTATGCTTTTAGGATTTTTATTGGCATTTACATGTATCTGCTTTATAGATATTTTTATAGATAAAAACATGATGGGTGTCCCGAGATATCATTTGAGATCAGCTCCTGTAGTTGCTGTTGCTATTCTTATCTTACCTATTGTTGATACACTAAATGTTATTATAGTAAGACTTTGGAATAAAAAATCACCTTTCGAAGCTGATAAAAACCATATTCACCATAAGCTTCTTAAGCTTAATCTCACCCATAGAAGAGCTAGTTTTTATATTATATGTTATTACCTGTTTATTGTAATCATTACCTATTATCTGAGACATATTAATGTAAATTTATTATTGGGGATTATTCTATTCTTAGGCTTCCTTGGAGCTTATATTCCAGACATTATTTTTCTAATTCGGAATAATAAGCTGAAAACTGATAATTAAATTCTATTTTTACAAACTACATTTATTACGATGAAAATTTATACGTATTTCCTATTTTTAATTTTACCTTTTGTATTGGTTTCCTGTATCACAACGAAAGATGTAAAGTATATGCAGCCAAGTGAAAGTCTTGTTATCAATGAAGAGGGATTAATTCCTTACAATACTCCTGTTTACAGGGTTACCAAAAACGATATGCTGACTTTGAATATTGTGACAACTCCTAAAGGTGATGCCGCACAGTTTTACTCTGCATTAAATGCTGCCGCATCTGGGAGTAATAATATTTCATTTAGTGGTAGTGGAGGAAACGGAACGGGAGGAAATGCAATGATTTATTTTAATGGTTTAAAAGTTGATTCTAAGGGAGATATACTGGTTTTTGGGATAGGTTATATAAAAGCAGAAGGAAGAACAATAGAAGATATTACTCAAGAACTTCAGCTTAAAGTAAATGAAAATTTTCAAGAAGGAAAATCTGAAGTAAGGCTAAATACAGACGGAATAACCTATTACGTGCTGGGTGATATTGAAACCACCGGGATTACGGGAGAAAAAAAGGCTCATAAAAATACACTGACTTTAACAGAAGCAATTGCTATTAATGGAGGTTTAAACAGAACGATAGACCGTAAAAATATCGTGGTGTACAGAAAACTACCCGAAGGCATCAAAAAAGCTAAGATTGATCTTACAAGAGAAGATGTGATGAATTCTCCGTATTTCTATGTGCAAAATGGTGACGAGATTTTTCTTAGCACTCAAAAAAGAGCGCTCAACGGCTTTGGAAAAGATCCTATACAGACGCTTATCAGCGGTGTATCTGTAATTACTACAGCATTATCAATTTATCTACTTATTAAAAACCTTTAATGTATGATTCCAGGAAAAGAAGCTTTAGTAGGTAAAAATGAGCCGCAAAAAGAAAAATTTGGATCATTTGCTTTATTCGATGTAGAACACTTTTTAAGAAGAGTTCTGCGAAATTGGTATTGGTTTGTACTGATGCTTTCTATTGGTTATGCTGTATCTTGGTTTTATGGAAAGTACTATGCGCAGAATATTTATGCATCAGATTTAAAATTAAGTATTTCAAACAATACCGCCAGTTACTTTACACCAAGCCAGTCTATTAATTTCATATGGGGTCAAAATGGTAATCAGGATGGTATTTATTTGAAAAAAATGTTGCTGTCTAGATCACACAACGAGTTTTTGGTAAAAGAATTAGGTCTTTTTGTAAATTATACGACTAAAGGGGTTATAAAATCTACTTATTTGGATAAAAATGACTCCCCTGTATTTTTGGAAGTAGACCGAAAACACTTACAGCAAGTCAATTACCCCATTACCCTAACACCTAAAGGAGGAGGTGCATACAGAGTAAGTTTACCGGAAGAAGGGCAGTCAAGTTATTTATATTCATATGATGTTGAAGGTTTTCAGAGTATCGAAAGTTTTGGAAGGCCTGGTGATAAAACAATTAAAGTAAACGAATGGTACACCACTCCGAATCTTAGATTTAGATTGGTTCCCAACCCAGTGTCGCCTTCTATTAATTATGAAAACATTATTGTAAATCTTTCCACGGTAAATGATGCTGTAAACGGAATTGTCTCTACAGTGGGGGTTGATTTTGATAAGGAAATTAATAGTATTATGATTATCTCTAAGACAGGGTTTAATCTAAATGGTACCGTTAATTTTCTTAATAAATCTGTGGCTGAGCTTCAGAAAAAAAGATTTAATGATAAAATACAAGTTGACCAAAATACAGGGAAGTATTTGAAAAACAGCTTGGCAGACATTAGAAAAAAACTAGATTCAAGTGCGGCATATCTTAACTATCTTAAGGTTTCAGAAGAGCTCTATGATATTTCCAATAGAGACGAAAAATCTTTGCAGAAAATAAAAGATCTGGAATCTAAAAAAGCTGATATACTGAGTAAAATGAATTCTTTGAACAGTATCCGGAATTCAGTAGAATCTCAAGGTTTCGATAAAATGATAAGTCCTTCTGCAGCAGGTTTTGATGATGGTCTTTTTACAGCATCTGTTTCTGAATTAAAGGCGCTTTATCTTAAGAAAAGAGAATTATTATCAATTTATACTCCTAATTCGGAACCTATTAAAGAAATCAATCGCTTAATTGGTGAGGCAAAAGCAAATTCTTCAGGATCTCTTAGAAATGTTCATACTGTATATATCACTGAACTTAATAAAATTGAAAAACAGATTGTAGAGGCAAGTTCAGATCTCACGACTTACCCTGAAAAACAAAGAAAATATCTTGATGCGGAAAGAGGCTATAATATGATTGAGGCCACTTACAACAGCCTGTTAAGCAGACAGAATGAAAGCCAAATGAGACTTGCTACCAATCAGTCTGATATTACAGTAATTGACCCTGCAAAAAATCTTGGACAAGGTCCAATTGGTCCCAATGTGAAAGGAGCAAAAATGACAATAATAAGTGGGTTTCTTGCTTTTCCGCTGATTTTAATTCTTTTGGGAAGTCTTTTTGATAGTAAAATAAGAAATATTAAAGAATTACTAAGTGCCACCAAGATCCCGTTATTGGGTGTTATTGGAAACAATAACAATGAAAATATGCTTACTGTTCTTAATACTCCGAAATCTTCAGTTGCAGAAGCTTTCAGAGGTATTAGAGCAAATATGAGATTTTTGTCGGGTGAGGATGATAAAAGTAAGGTCATCTTAGTTACTTCATCAGTCGGTGGAGAAGGAAAAACATATGTTTCGATAAACTTGGCCTCAGTATTAGGGTTAAGTGATAAGAAAACCATCTTATTGGGAATGGATTTAAGAAAGCCTAAGATTTTCGGGGATTTTAATATTGACAATAAACTGGGGATTTCAAATTATCTTACAGGAGAAACTACAATTGACCAGATTATTAACAAAACCAATATTCCCAATCTTGATGTTGCCACGTCAGGACCGATTCCTCCAAACCCTTCAGAGCTTTTAATGAGCGAACGAAATGTAAAGTTAATTGAAGAGCTAAGAAAACTGTATGATTTTATTATTATCGACTCACCTTCTGTAGGGCTTGTTGCTGATTCTTACGAATTAATGAAGTATTCTGATGCCAATTTATATATCGTACGTCACGAATACACTGAAAAGTATATGCTTAAAATGATTACGGAAAAATATCACAACGACGAAATCAAACATTTAGGATTTGTTTATAATGATTATGTGACGAAGCAGGGCTATGGCTATGGTTACGGCTATGGCTACGGTTATGGCTATGGTTATTTTGATGAAGATAAAAACTATACAGAACCTTTGTTGATTAAAATAAGAAATAAAATGAAAGCATATTTTGATAGAAAATAACAACATTTGTTGAAGTAGATTTGTTATTCGTATATATCATCAGAAGTATTAAAAAAAGAATAAATTTCCCTCTTTTCCGTTTACTTTATAACAAATTATATTTTTTTGTTTATTTTTAACTAAACATTAAGATTATCATTAATATAAAAATGTTTTATATTTGCAAAAATTAATTTTTAAAATAACCATAAATCCATATTCTTTTATGAATAAAAAATTATTGTTTAGCTTCCTTACCCTCCTAGGAACGGTGGTAAGTTTAAAAGCACAACGAAATGAATTGGGAATTCGCTTAGGGATGAGTAATCTCGTTGGCGACATAGGGAAAACCAATTACATTTTGCAGCAACCTTTGGATTTGGATAGAGTTTCAGAGTGGGGCGTTCCTTTTTATGGTGGTATTTTATACAGATTTAATTTTAATCCGCATCAGACTGTTAGAGTAGACTTAGGGTATAATCAGGTGCAGTTTAGCGATAAGGCAGCAAAAGAAGAGTACAGAAGAAATAGAAACTCATTCGGTAAAAATAATATTTACGAAGCGAGTATTATGTTTGAGTACAATTTCTTCCCGGTAAATAATGAGCAGCTAAGTATGCTGAGTCCCTATATTTTTGGGGGATTTGGAGGTTTAATGTTTGATGCTCCAAAAGCAACTTTAACTCATGATTTCAGAAGAAATGCAGATGGTGTAGCGCAGGCTCCAATCAACGAATTAGATTTTGTTACCACTACAGAATATTCTATGGGTAAAAAAACAGTGGCACAAATTCCTTTCGGAGTTGGTTTAAAATATAAATTCAATCACGGATGGGCTGTTTTTGCAGAAGCTACTTTCAGATATAGCTTAACAGATCAGCTTGATCACAGCAAGATTCTTGCAAAAGATGTGATTAGTAATTATAATGCAGATATTTTAAGCCCTACAAC is drawn from Chryseobacterium muglaense and contains these coding sequences:
- a CDS encoding polysaccharide biosynthesis/export family protein encodes the protein MKIYTYFLFLILPFVLVSCITTKDVKYMQPSESLVINEEGLIPYNTPVYRVTKNDMLTLNIVTTPKGDAAQFYSALNAAASGSNNISFSGSGGNGTGGNAMIYFNGLKVDSKGDILVFGIGYIKAEGRTIEDITQELQLKVNENFQEGKSEVRLNTDGITYYVLGDIETTGITGEKKAHKNTLTLTEAIAINGGLNRTIDRKNIVVYRKLPEGIKKAKIDLTREDVMNSPYFYVQNGDEIFLSTQKRALNGFGKDPIQTLISGVSVITTALSIYLLIKNL
- a CDS encoding Crp/Fnr family transcriptional regulator — protein: MLPKNILQLFKEYYKDDITEDFLNEIEAQAKYIEVAKGEILFSDNQAKQIFLIISGSLVRFVITPDGEEKAIMFHTESFLPFTGNAFIGTDHSSVNHFTKVNEDIKALVIPYDFVSTAIGKYPFYAKQVYQNTLLYIQSLIQFQNHLTGLTSLEFLKWLLEHYGFFFQRFQSKDIASFMGITPTWLSSLKNKASKNSI
- a CDS encoding glycosyltransferase family 4 protein; this translates as MKNFELFLNETGISIFYIKLGLGFLSSFLITFFSIPTIIKISKRKNLMDEPGVRSSHLRKIPNLGGIAMFYSIGICTSIFAYEIFDLYKFLFASLIILLYVGIMDDIVVMRAYKKLIAQIVVSVFIVIGSDVRIRNLFGIFGVYEIHYFVSVIFTIITFIILINAFNLIDGIDGLAGGYSLICSALFGISYYRLGEYNYPLVILSIVLIGSVLAFLYYNLSNLRATKIFMGDTGSMLLGFLLAFTCICFIDIFIDKNMMGVPRYHLRSAPVVAVAILILPIVDTLNVIIVRLWNKKSPFEADKNHIHHKLLKLNLTHRRASFYIICYYLFIVIITYYLRHINVNLLLGIILFLGFLGAYIPDIIFLIRNNKLKTDN
- a CDS encoding exopolysaccharide transport family protein, producing the protein MIPGKEALVGKNEPQKEKFGSFALFDVEHFLRRVLRNWYWFVLMLSIGYAVSWFYGKYYAQNIYASDLKLSISNNTASYFTPSQSINFIWGQNGNQDGIYLKKMLLSRSHNEFLVKELGLFVNYTTKGVIKSTYLDKNDSPVFLEVDRKHLQQVNYPITLTPKGGGAYRVSLPEEGQSSYLYSYDVEGFQSIESFGRPGDKTIKVNEWYTTPNLRFRLVPNPVSPSINYENIIVNLSTVNDAVNGIVSTVGVDFDKEINSIMIISKTGFNLNGTVNFLNKSVAELQKKRFNDKIQVDQNTGKYLKNSLADIRKKLDSSAAYLNYLKVSEELYDISNRDEKSLQKIKDLESKKADILSKMNSLNSIRNSVESQGFDKMISPSAAGFDDGLFTASVSELKALYLKKRELLSIYTPNSEPIKEINRLIGEAKANSSGSLRNVHTVYITELNKIEKQIVEASSDLTTYPEKQRKYLDAERGYNMIEATYNSLLSRQNESQMRLATNQSDITVIDPAKNLGQGPIGPNVKGAKMTIISGFLAFPLILILLGSLFDSKIRNIKELLSATKIPLLGVIGNNNNENMLTVLNTPKSSVAEAFRGIRANMRFLSGEDDKSKVILVTSSVGGEGKTYVSINLASVLGLSDKKTILLGMDLRKPKIFGDFNIDNKLGISNYLTGETTIDQIINKTNIPNLDVATSGPIPPNPSELLMSERNVKLIEELRKLYDFIIIDSPSVGLVADSYELMKYSDANLYIVRHEYTEKYMLKMITEKYHNDEIKHLGFVYNDYVTKQGYGYGYGYGYGYGYGYFDEDKNYTEPLLIKIRNKMKAYFDRK
- a CDS encoding HXXEE domain-containing protein, encoding MNSNFYRNNWYYIGGVLFLILGVILAVFWNDFDVLRRLTIMSFMAVLAHEFEEYGFPGGFPSMYNLVFRPSGDNPALGPLNQKSAIFANVTIAYPLWGLPILFPDVIWLGLAPILFGMGQIILHGIQFNIKMRSIYNPGVFTTVFMFWPVGVYYIHYIYTNGLIEWWTFPVAIVLFIVTLIFGVSLPVTNWFNRKDPKDAFSEKEMSRFGVAEKLQKLHSKKV
- a CDS encoding glycosyltransferase family 2 protein, with product MINVPSKVSVIVPVYNVENYLAKCLDSLVNQSLKNIEIIVVNDGSKDGSGNIIQQYSEKYPDKIKAFSKENGGLSDVRNFGIDQATGDYFGFVDSDDYVAETMFEEMLTLAEKHDAEMVICNIQKVDEAGNVTQKLTQIPNMPEKIDLQNNFSVFSDLSYFACNKLFKKELFIQKRFKKGVHFEDIQLIPQLLLECKIVAQTQNFHYQYLERINSITKTHNEKGLDILKAVEDVEEFFKTSKYSSNTKELMGFQILEGVYTFLAYLAFVKNETQFYKMSRELEDFIRKRDVKMKDILCYSRFGKNYLLSLPLKKTIFYLLFFARQKKLIRKVV
- a CDS encoding HXXEE domain-containing protein; protein product: MKWFNRHWYNVGLVVAILAGIYLAFTWSDLTILTRLMALNFIAILLHQFEELGWPGGFPLQMNDIMWKSEFPDRYPLNQFSNMLGNVVASYIFYLLPVFFSDVIWLGLAPTLFGLGQLFVHGIVNNIKMHSLYNPGLFAVVCMHVPIGVYYIDYINTNNLVTSTTWLFGLLYLAVFMVVFGLSLYKLLADKNSKWAFTEDEMNRFDMVRKVKKLKSQDN
- a CDS encoding formimidoylglutamase, whose product is MDFEDFIISPRNFRTESWQIGNKITKEIKEDSIVLLFVSDYRGAGGEAEVQDFTAVRKEFYKLSQLDFEIPIVDLGDLVSGKSVEDSHYILQEVLSACHYKRAIPVIIGGSNDFAFSLFSGLHFHQKNINYTQISNIISIKQGEMINEHTFLSKILGSKNFSIKNYHHLGYQKHLNEQDSVKLIKEVEFDIVRLAEMMNSTEKTEPFFRKADLVTVNCDAIESFGDAFSMNPQVNGLNRREICAYMKEIGLSENLKSVGIFNYNIYSENQLNHQLLAQMLWYLIEGINIQQSHPKERHYEMFYVLIEDRQYAFKRDTFSNLWYFGDDENIENCIPCSRSDFDEAKKGWLSARFTKS
- a CDS encoding glycoside hydrolase family protein; protein product: MNQPKYTRKDFLKTSALGFAAVFFGSSFTQTFDFSDKPYFKLKPIGRSLELEGYYIWCSSPIWGEDGKVHLFYSRWKKEKGMGGWLNGSEICRAEADSPFHKFEHKQVILAPRGEGFWDATTCHNPLIKKVEGQYYLFFMGNSNGKTNTKRIGLAVAKSLDGEWKRPEKPLLLPGKEGAWDDHCTTNPAFVKGSDGKYWLFYKSWNTKEYETQKGTVRGNRKYGLAKADSPMGPYVKISENPVIDFSNLPNNAQLEDAFVWKQKGKFHMIARDMGFYNHEYGLHLTSKEGIRWTKPKVAYLDLKQYITESDPPKHLKRFGRLERPMILFDKKEETPKFLFGATQGGAFETSTTFVFEITNH